GTTGCACTATGGTCAAACTTAGGTGTAATACCCATGATGACACAGTCCATCTTTAGTCTGTCCAGGACCTGGAAACAGGCTTAGGGTGCCAAGAAATTCTAAAGTATTCAATGAGTGTTATAGAACAGtagttctcaactgggggcaatTTTGCCCCTCAGGGAACATTTTGCAATTTCTGGAGGTATTTTGTTTGTCATAGCTTGAAGAGGGAAGTGTTACgagcatctagtgggtagaggccagggatgctgtccTACAAGGTACAGGACAGCCACCATCACAAGTAGTTATCTgaaccaaaatgttaacaatgtcAAGACAGAGATATCCTACTTTAGGTGGACATAAATACTATTCAAGATCACAagataccttggagatattgtgggtttggttcctgaccactgcaataaagcgaATATTGGAATAAAGCAAGTTGCATAAAATTTCCTACTGAATGTATAAGTTACTTTTATACTATACAATAGTCCaataagtgtgcaatagcattatgtctaaaaaagtATAAaccttaatttgaaaatatcttattgctaaaaaaaaatgccaaccatcatctgagctttcagccaGTCATAATCACTGAACACAGATCatcataacaaaaatataatggaTAATAAAAGAGTTTGACATTTTGCAAGAACTACCAAAAATGTAACTCAGAGACATGAGGTGAGCTAACGCTGCTGGAAAAATGTGCCAAGGGGCAGCGGGCTGgatcagtcagtggagtgtgtgattcttgatctcagggttgtaagtttaagccccatgttgggtgtagagacgacttaaaaataacatctctggggaaaaaaaagaaagaaaaggaaaatggtgCCAACAGACTTGCTCCATCAAGTTGCCACAATCCTTCAATCTGTAAAAAATGCAACATCTGCAGATaaagtgcaataaagtgaagcATAATAAAACGGCGTATGCCTGTATTTAAATTCCTTAaccggggcagcccaggtggctcagcagtttagcgctgccttcagcccagggcctgatcctgaagacccaggattgagtcccatgtccagctccctgcatggagtctgcttctcactctgccaatctctctctctctctctctgtgtgtctctcatgaataaataaataaaatctttaaaaataaataaataaattccttaaccCTGTTCCAGAAAGAGGGGTAAAGTTCTGGGCAGGAATACTCACTCTCTTGGCTCTACAGATTCTCCCCCATAGATCTGGCTCTGGGAGGGACAGAACAGGGCCTTCTAAAGTATGCGGACCCAGGGCCAGGGACCCCCTTGCCCAGGTGGGATGGCAGTACTGGGAAGGAATTTAGAATACCTCCGGGGTTCTCTAAACCTTCGGGAGACAAAGCCCTTCCACTGACCAAAACGGGGGGCTGTCCAGGCTTCATCTTAGTATTTCAAAAGAGGACCAACTCTCTGTCTCAGGGTCACTCTTTGTATCCATGGGTTGGCCCCTGGGCTGGTGCTTTGGCAGGTTCATACAATGAACTGAAACCTGACTCCCTAACTTCCTGGAACCCAAAGAAACTTAGACCTTGGGCAAAGGCCCTTTGGCTAGCATTTGCACATTTATGCAACTTACTAGTATGTGCCAATTATCTGGAGAATACTAGTAAGTACAAGCAGCAAAATTACAAATATGTGCACTTTCTAGATAGatgacaaaaaaaacaaaaacgtggATTGTGCATCTTTGATTGAGGACGGCTTAGAGTCCAAGGGTCtacataagtaaacaaaatcaagTGCAGCCCAGATGTGGCTGAAGCAGCCTCTGTCCTAGTTTCACTCTGGCTCTGAAGGCGGCCTCAGTATTTTGTCATCCTCACAACTGAATCCTCCTGAGTCCAAGAGGGAAATATGGCTCGTGGTGAAGAGTTCTCGGGAAACGGGGAGGATTTAAAAATCCCACAAAGCAAACAACAGAAATCCCCAGCAGGCAGAGCTCTTCTCACTTGGCGCCCATCCGTCCGGGTCTCCttgtttccacttttcttttCAGGACACTTTCCCCAATCTGTGCTTTGGAGTCCAGCAGGTCCAGCTCATGGCCCCAATCTGCCTGACGAACACCTGCAAAGTCACGGGTTCTCAAAGTGAGGTCTGAGACCAGCAGCGCCAGGGCTGCCTGGGAACGAGTTAGGAGTTTAAGTACTGGGTTCCCATCCCAGGCCCAGCTGCCCGAGCCCCTGGGGTGAGTCTAAGGCACACTTCCACATGAAGGCAAGCCCATCACTTCCTCCAAAAACAGTTCAGCCACCTTTGCTGGCCAGGCATGCCCTGTGGGGATGGAAGATGCCGACTCTGCTCCCCTCCGTgctccctccccgccctcccctggGGCTTATCAAATTACTCTCCGGGacaaaaagtgtgtgtgtggggggagggcggGGTTGGATTCTCAAAGCCATACTGCAGCCAACAAATTCACCCtcctagtgaaaaaaaaaaaaattcttagtaaaaagtgctacagggcagcctgggtggctcagcggtttaggcctgatcctagagtcctgggatcgagtcccgtgttgggctccctgcatggagcctgcttcttctccctctgcctgtgtctgtgcctctctctctgtgtgtgcctctcataaataaataaaatctttaaaatatatatatataagggcagcccgggtggctccgcggtttagtgccggcttcggcccagggcgtgacccggggcacctgggatccagtctcccgtggggctccctgcatggggcctgcttctccttctgcctgtgtctctgtctctcatgaataaataaatgcaaatcttaaaaaagggcagcccgggtggcccagcggtttggcgccgcctgcagctcggggtgtgctcctggagtctcaggatcacaGTCTCAGGGATCCTGTCGTCGtcgtccccctccccccgcccagggcgcgatcctggagacccgggatcgagtcccacgtcggactccctgcatggagcctgcttctccctctgcctgtgtctctgcctctctctctctctctctctctctgtgggtctctcatgaataaataaataaaatcatttaaagaaatgaaataagcaaACAGTACAAACTATTTTTTGTGTATTCTGAGGATAAACATGTTCACTGGGTGCTGAGAAACGTCTGGAAAGATGGACCGGAGGCTGTAatcccacctctttttttttttttaatttttatttatttatgatagtcacacagagagagagagagagagaggcagagacacaggcagagggagaagcaggctccatgcccggagcccgacgtgggactcgatccccggtctccaggatcgcgccctgggctgggggagggggacgaCGACGACAGGATCCCgtgacccggggtcacgccctgaggcgaaggcagacgctcgcCCCCGGAGCCCCTCAGGCGCCCTGTCGGCTCATTTCACATGTTTTTGAAAGGTCTCCCTTGAAGGCCGAGCAGTCCTCCGGCCCGGGGGGATGAGCCTGCCCGCCCGGGAGCAGGCCCCGACCACACACGAGGGCGCTCCCAGGCCGGCGCGCGCCGCGGCCTCGTCACACAGGGAAGGGCCAAGAGAACGCGGACTCCGCCGGCCGgaccggggcgcggggcgcggggcgcgggccgaCCCACCGAAGAAAAGGGGAGGCCGGGGCTTGTGACGCGCCGACCTCACGCAGCCTcagaaccccccctccccccccaaaaaaaaaaaaccatgacaAGCAATGGAAACGGCCGAAAGCCCCCGGCTCGACGCGCCCCCCATCTCCCAGGAACGGAGGCGCCCGTCTTCGCCACGTTCGTATCACCAAGGACACTTGCAAACAAAGCGACTTAGGATATCGGAGGCGCGCCACGGATACCTCGCTCTCGCAATCTCGCGGACGTACGGATCGGAAGGGAAAGGCCGAATTTTTCCACAGTTCCATGTTTCTGGGCGTTTTAGAGCCGCTGGGCGGAGGGAGCCGGCGCCGCGGGGCGCGAGGCTCCCCGCGCGGCCCCCGTGGtcccgccccccggcccctccTGGCCACTCACGTGCCGACGCCCCCAGGGGCGCGGGCCGGATGCGCGGGCGGCGATTGGCTGCGGGCTGGGGTGGGCGGGGCGCGGCGCTCCGGCCTATAAGAGCGCGCGGCGCGCCCGCCTCGGTTTGCGTCGGCGTCTGCTGCGGCGTCCTCCGCTGCCCTCGGACTGCTGCAGCCGTCGGAGCCCGGCCCGGAGCGCGCCCGCCCTCGCGAGTCATGGAGATGAAGGGCGTGTGCGTGTTGAAGGGCCAGGGCCCGGTGGAGGGCACCATCCACTTCGTGCAGAAGGCAAGGGCGGGGCGGAGGCcggcggccggcggcggggcggcgccCGCGCACCTGTGCCCCGGCGCGGCGTCCGGTCGGGCCTCGGGCGGTCCTCGTCACGCCCCCGCGGCGCCGGGTTTGCGGGTTCGCGCCGCCCGAGGCCTGGACcccgcggcggggcggcggccgaGTGCTGAGTCACCgcgcgggccggcgggggcggcggtGCGTGGCGAGGCctgggcgggggcgcggggaagGCGCGCCGGCCGCCCCCCGCGGGTGCGGGGCGTGCGGGGGCCCGCGACGGAGGGCGAGGCCGGCTGCCCCGGGGGCCGAGGCGGGACGTTTCCGCAGCGGCTGGCGGCCCCTCCTTGCGGGGTCGCTCTGTGGGTCCCGAGGCTCCTGCGGACTCGGAGTGGCGCAGTCCCGGGCCTGGCCCGCCCTtgaggtcgggggtgggggtggggagtgcggCAGGGCCACCTGGGGCCGGGCGCAGCCGTTACCCCGCGTCGGGGCTTCCTTTCCGCCCGggagcccgcagcccgcagcccgtgGGCACGGCCGGTCCCGCGGCGGGTGCAGCGCAGCCCCCGGAGCTAGGGGGGTGGCTTGTGCCTCGTGAGTTCAGAGGGTCCTGGGAAACCAGACTCCTGCGACCGTCTCAGGAGTCAGAAATGAAACCATCGAATCCCTGAAGTGGTGGTAATGAGTAAAAGTTTGTTGTGCGCACAGCGGAAGGCGGTCGTGAAC
The sequence above is a segment of the Canis lupus dingo isolate Sandy chromosome 31, ASM325472v2, whole genome shotgun sequence genome. Coding sequences within it:
- the LOC112661659 gene encoding uncharacterized protein LOC112661659; this translates as MTREGGRAPGRAPTAAAVRGQRRTPQQTPTQTEAGAPRALIGRSAAPRPPQPAANRRPRIRPAPLGASAREWPGGAGGRDHGGRAGSLAPRGAGSLRPAALKRPETWNCGKIRPFPSDPYVREIARARGCNCLHDLLLLWVDKNQVRLMQSTEDLNSSKRLNKRELFLPESLSQNIHPLLPSNCYVHQPSWFSSLPASQPPSPHE